attaattatgctAACCTTGAGAATAGTTGGTTCAATGGTATTAGGCCCTCTAGAAGAGAATGAAGCCATGGATGGAGATCGCTTCACATCAAAGACAGTGGTTGCTTGAGCAATGTATGCCATAGGAGACCTAAAAGGagaaaattaaagttgaaactAAACAATacgtaaaaatattatatattttatgagaaaaataaaaaaaaaaaaaacaaatccaTAGAATAACATTTTTGAAAAAAGTTcacatatatttttgtaaacttttGTCATAAAAACCGTAAACCCTAACTAAAACTTCTTTTcaatataaaatgaaaaaaggaaAAGCATTAGCCTAGTACTTGGTTGATTTGATGTAGTTAAAGACCAAATTCCCATCATTGTAACTGATATGAGAAGCTGGAAGAAAATGAGGATCAGCAATGAGATCATTTCCACTAATGAGATCATTAACAAGAATCATTCCAACTGCACCGGCAAGAGCGGCCTCTTGACCCTTTTCGATTCGAGCAATGTCGCCTCTAACGCAAACTAAGATCTTCTCCTTCACCTTCTTGGGATCAACAGTGTTAGGTTTACATAACAATCTGAAATTAAATTATGTTAATTAGCATTAGTGtacaaaaaaaaagtgaatATTATAGAcaacattatatataatgttaataaaacatatttagattttttatacTTACGCTTCTGAAGCATTGGCTTTGGTCAACTTAGCATTGTCTCCACTTATCAATGGATACATCTTTGGAGATGGTAATGGTATGGAAGAAAGACTTTGACCCTATCATATACATTGGTAGAATATGTTAAAAGAGAATTCAAAACATTTATTGAAAGTACAACAATttttgtttaacattgttttaaGGGAATTCAACACTACAAAAAAATGTTACATtaagtgataattttttagtcaacataaaatttttgtgactaaatgtgacttttaatcacaacaaaaaaatatttgtgactaaaatatagtatttaaatacaagttgtcactaatttagttttagtcataaTAGATGTTgcgactaaaaatacatttagtcacaacaaactgtaattttgtaactaatactttTTACCAgtgactttttagtcacaacacagaaatgataattcataattagttacaatttttttacttttagtcataagttttgttgtgactaaaagtaagatattttgtagTGCAAATTTACTAAGCTATGTTTATGACCTCGAAATATCTCAAATTTACTTATATTTAATTgtcaattacaattttttttaaaaaaattagtgaaTGTGAGGCTCTCTTCACTCACCTTGAGGTGCTTTCCATTTCCAAGAGAAACGAAAGCATTGAATTCTCGGTCAATTGTGCTAGCTCCAACGGTTATAATCCATGGCGCCCCATTACCAACAGACCCTTCAGTCGGTCCAGCATTGCCAGCAGAAGCAACAACCACAATACCATTCTTAATGGCATGAAAAGAGCCAATTGAAATAGCATCTTCAAAAAACTCGGTAACAGAACCGCCCAGAGAGACCGAGAGCACATCAACTCCATCAGCAATTGCAGCCTCAAAACCGGCCAAAATGTCAGAGTCAAAGCACATTTCTCCTTCCCAGCATACCTTGTATGCAGCCACGCGTGCCTTGGGAGAGCCACCCTTGGCAGTGCCATTCCCGTTGTTGAACACATTTGCCCCGGGAACAAAGCCGCCTCCCGCAGTGGATAAAGTGTGGGTGCCATGACCGGCATGGTCTCGGGGTGTGTACATGGTTTTGTTGAGTTTAGGGGTTATTTTACGGTTCACAAGCTGGAGAAACATTGAGTAGCCTTTGTTGAAGTACCTTGCTCCTATAAGCTTCCTGTAATTatacataaaattttattattatgacaATTTCACTTATTATAAGATTATATTACCAATccctttcaaaaagaaaaagttgaatatatattatattatcaaaATGGTTTAATAGTAATGTcatgatataaaaaaaatcatgtatGATTTCTTTGAAATGTGAAATTTGTTAGGTTTTTTTAGgtaatttagttgtcaaaatattttttaattaatatgtatttttattgagcatttaaattgttttaattatattgattttgtgcattaaattactctttttttctaagaaaagatTCATTCTCAGCTGAACTCTTTTTGGTTTcggaaacttcttgtaagagaatgaattctcttatggaaagttgtctagctttgaAAAACTTGACTTTCCCTTTTTCTAATGGATGATTTCGGTTTTCTCTTTATTAGAACAAATCAAATAAACTTTATTTGGTAGGTTTGAAGTCCAAATTTGTGATCTTGGTTCAATTTGGAAAGTTTCCTTTCTGGTTTTGATCTGCTGTTGCAAAACCCAATTCTAATGCTGCAAATcagaaatttttttaagaaagtttTGTACAGCTGGGAAATCATTTTTGTGGCTGTCTCTAGGGTtgttatgttctataaataggaccTAGAGAGCAGCCAAACAAATTTATCTCTTCTAGTCtcatatttttatatctttCTTTGTGAGAAGAATGTTTCATTTGTAAAAACCTAGAGTGTTCAACTAGGTTTTGGTTTTCTTATTATGATCTCATACTATTCTTAGAATAGGCTGAACAGAAGCTTTGAACAAGCgtgggtcttcgggagaagacttttcCAAGTCTCATTTCGGGAAGAAGTGAGCATATATCTTCGGGAGAAGATTTGTTTAatccttacttcgggaggaagtaagcataCATCAATAACTGAAGGGAGTTCACTACTTAGTGTGTTTCAGAGATCAGATTAGCAAGGTGGATTACAAAGGGTTGCGACAAATcactagagggagtctaaatttgtttaagtcaattgcttCTGTAATCTTTGATACTTTACTAAgtaatttcattctctgggtgtGGCCCCGTGAACTAGTAGTGTTTGAAAGAGCATTGATACCACATACAATTCTCGTGtgtcaaatttttaaattttgcacTATTTATTTCTGGTTTGTTTCTGCAAAACTGTGTTCTGCAGTAACAGAATTACATTATGCTGCTGCAGAGTGTTACAAcagtatttatattaaaatttagtataACTATTGGCATTtgcaaaaattcaatttttcaaaatttatttatttatgaccAGGACCGGCCCTGAGTTGAAATGGGCTATAGgcaaaaatttttttttaagcttttactataaagataaatggtatttttaaaaattattaaaagatatgtattttttataatgtattttttttatttgaagtgCGGGCCTAACTCGCCTATGCCTAGGGACGGCCCTGTTAATGACTCATAGCACTTTTCCATAACATAAACTACAAATATGCTATAAAAAAGTACTTCTGCACAAATATTTTCTTCCCCATTCTAACATTATGTATTCTTTGatactattattttattatttattttttttacaaaaaaatcaaattttaattGCAAGAGAATttgttaacaattttttttatatataatttaatcacACCAAACATAATATTTATCTAACCACTGAAAATACTTGAATGTGAAAAACAAAGAAATGAACCTGTTACAGCGAAACCCATCTTTGACATCATCTTGGCAAATTCCTTTCCACTTCTTTGGGATGGGTCCAATCCCTTCATCACTAAAACTCTTTGATTCTGGCCAAGCACCTACCAAAATTTTAAGCAAAAAACAATACTTAAAGTTATATCCATTTCATGGATTTtagaaactaaaaaataatggtAGATTTTTCATAAGAAATCTTAAAAGTGAGATATTCACCTGTGTCTAGGTTTCCGATAATTGTATTTTCACCATATCGCGCCTTTTTCCATAATGAACTCTTGGGAATAACACCATTTTGCTCCAAATCAAGAAAAGACCATGAATGGGTTGTATGTAGTTTCTTTGGTTTGCTTTCGAAAACCGACAACACTTTTGGATGCTCTACATTAACAGAATGGAAACTACTTATTATTACACAtaaaaaatagagtaaaaaCGGAAAGAAATGATGAGAAAAATCGAGTAAGATTCTTACTTGCAATCTCAGAAGCTTCAGCCTCATCAAGAACTGCTGCAAAGCCATTAATGTATCTATTATATGAGTAAAGAATGGAATCTTTTGCCTTTTCCTCGCTGCATAAAAATTAGATCGAAACAAAATTAAGAGAACAAAAAcacaattaatattattacaaaATACACTATTTACGTCATTCAACGTCATTGATTAACACAATTGGCATGTACACTAATGCAATAGTTAATTGTGAGTCAGGCGACTAATGCTAAACATTTGCATCAATTTACAATTGAACGgaagatttttgttttttttttttgtgagaaaaaataatttattgtttGCGTCAGTGGGTCCCGAACACAAACATCGCTTGTGTCAATTATCAATCGATGCATCTATGCAATTTCATCTGTTGATAACCGACGCAAACACCCAAACATATACATTAGACGATTACACGTTGGTTTAGTGAACCAACACAACAAAACCGACAAgaaatacctttttttttttgtagtgaaaactaaaagaaaaaaaaataggaacAATTAAATTTTTGTATCAAAGTTATGTACCTCCCCTTGTAAGTTCCGAGCAAGGTGTAATGAGAAGATGTGGCGGTTTCTAGATCAACCGAGGTAGGGTTTGGGCCATGCGAATGTGCTCCCATGTACACAATGTAAGACTAAATGAATATCAAAGACAATTAAAGACATTTCAGTATATAGATCAGAGGAAAGAAAATGTTGAAAATGAATTATTAGAAAATAGTTTATGCTTTGTTTACCTTTTGAATGGCTTTGGTTGGTGATAGAAACAAAGAGAAAAGAAGTAACATTGGGACAAGAATAAGAGAAGAAGAAACTACACTATGTCCCATGGCTTCAAtttcttccttttctcttttgtATCTAAGAATAAAGAAAAAGTTAAACAATGTGAATTTTTTACTTGAAAATTAGGCTGTAGTTTCATCTGTTTTTAAAGCTTGATTTTGGCTATTTTAGGAAGCAAAATATTTGTTTAAGTAACTGCATGTGGTGATCATTTTCACTCATATTATTACTACTACTAAACAAAacctatctatatataaataataatagtaatgacACTTCATTTTGTTCaacttaaaacaaaattttatagTGACATTTCCTTTCCTCCAAAAAATAATAGCTAATATTCTTTCCTTCGTAAAGGTCTCTTGTAAAAATGGATAATGTACCGTTTTGGATTgatgactatatatatatattgggatTGTGCATTTGAGTCTTTTTTCCATTCAAGAATTTCTATATCATAAAATTTTTTATGGATTAATGACATTTTTGTGATTTGTCTTAGACTAGATTTGCACATTgctcatatttatatatgactaTGATCCAAGGATTAGAATTTAAAGCATGTGAAAATATATAGAGCCAAGATTGAATTGTAGGGGGGCTAATAGCGCGAGCAGCATGTATGATGATAAGGCTTCATATATAGTAATTTTAATGACTGACATTCTTTTTTAGACAGTGCTAACTATTTATGAGTgatctaatataatttatttagattaatttaaaattttataaatatttttatgtaataaaatataatacatGAATCAAATTATAATCTAATAGTTAATAATActtataaaagtaattaattatcgACCTATATTgactagaaaatattttttacatCATCTTAATGtctaaaataaatgattaaattgaTGGTAGAGCATATTTAAAGATAGTTAGTGGTTGATTATAGTAAAATTAACAATATGAATAGtgttaaaaaaatgtataatggttgaaaatgatcatatataagtcaattaatataaaaaacacttaatttgtatatacattatttttaataaagctATCTTATTTATTTAGTATGATAGacctataattatataattatatatattttatgaatataCAATATATGATAAATCTATGACTATAGTACACTTTTTCTACAGCGTGCTTCAATAGACAATATTTCGGTATACAAAAGggttttttagtctaatttttcgTTTTATTCCAGTCTATTTAAAACATGAAGATTGGTGGAACTACCAGCCTACTCAAACCAGTAGTTGGTATTGGAGATTAATCCAAACGAAGGATTAGTTTGAAGCGTTTCAATTCTCTGTCAATCAGGTTTGTAAAAATCTTTTTCCCGCCTCCTTTACATCTATTTGGTATGCTTCTCGAATTTGGTCTCGGTTTAGCATTtcgaaatattattttattacttggATGGCTGGTTGGAAAACGCTGAAAACTAAAAATAGACTCAAGGTGTTTTAGAGACTGATGAAATATGTCCTTTGTGTGAGATTGAGTTGGAAACTCATGGACACTTATTCATTCAATGTGAATTTAGCAAGAGACTTACAAAAGAGTTGTTGAGTTGGATTGGAATTGGCTCTCATGAGATTTACAACTTTTAAAGTATATATCTTGAATTATATATAAGAGGGATCAAAGTGagtaaagtaaaaaatgaaacttATATTCTTGTCTTTTAACTCTTGTAAGGAAATAGAGCCCTTTGGTCTCGTGAGATGAGAACCCTTAAAGTGCTTGTTTTATTTGCAATTTGATTGTAATTGTTCTTTTGATGCAATACAAGGATCTTAtttatatccaaaaaaaaaatatatattgttaaaCAATTATAGTTGTGTtggctttttatttatttagtttatattgaattactttatatactattttttaattttttttttcaaatttacggctTAAGTTGCTTCGGTAATTTCTATGTGTGGGTTGATATGTGGATTTTAGATGCGATTTATATTTCTCTGTTGGTTGTTATATGGGTTTTTATGTAGATTTACGTTAAAAAGAAAACTGTTTTGAAGGTGTCAAATTGCAAAAAAGAAAACTTTTTTATGttagttttaaatattttgttttattttaatattaataattttttaaaatatgtaaataatataaactGAGCatagttgaaaataaatcttaaaaaaagatAAGTTACTTAGtttggaaaataaatcatttatttatatattttatttctacTTCTACAATTATATTTCTTattttcacatattttaaaaacgcgtaaaatgaaatatattttaattatttgatcatatgtgttaaaataaaaattaaacattatctttccaaaaattattaaatattaacacaaaaaataaattaatgaatataaaatgaataaataattaaaaatcaacaaaattacaattatttaaatattaagaacttaatgtttataaataataaaattttgggaTCACTGTACCAAAACTTATATGCCTAGGGACTAATTtgcaataaagaaaaaaatgatgatcAACTTGAAAAACTTTAAGTACAAATAAGTCTTTGTTAATTATTGCTTTATTTGTAATACTGATTTTTTTCCTTTAGGACTTTAGCTATTAATGGAGAATATTGTAAAGAGCTTGATATGTGTGTAAGTTTGACCATAAAAATTAATAGCTTAATTTGTGAGCAATTCCACTTGCTATGCGGGTTGTAAGTTTGACCTTagttatgaattattttttgAGTATTCAAAATAGTTTATGGGTTAATTAATATGAAAAATACAAGATAATATAACAAGAATTAGCTAATTATGTGAAAAATTACTAGGAGTAATCAAATAAACCTATGGCTAACCCAATAACGAAAGTTCCGTAAGAAAAAGGCTACTATATTGAGACAAAAGATTTATTTCTAAAGAGATTCTATTCGGAATTATTATATTCCAAGATCCAATATTGAAATAATTTCAGAGGTTTTCCTTGATTTTGTTCGTGTCAACAAACAATTCAAAATGCCTCGACTTTTTTACAACAGGTCCGAATCAAATAGCAATAATTTGAAACACTTTTTTTTACACTACTATTTCAAAAACTCAAGGACAAAATCGTAAAATAATTGATGAAACAACAAAGGGATTTGTTATTaacatttaataataataattaaaaaaagtaaatttaaggaaagttttattaaaatatatacataagaaTGCACATTTGATCATCACCTtgaaatttacaattttattgatTAAAATCCAACATTGAATAATGGGGTTCTGTCAACAATGAAATCACAATGATTTTGTGTAAAATTATTGTACAGAATTTTATGCTCAATCCCTACACAACTACTTTTTTTCATTCACATAAAtcaacttagaatttcactGCAATAGGACTCCTCACAATGTGTTTGCCATCAGACCATTTCAACTCACCAAAAGTGTATGTCTTAGGCTTTCCAACAACATTAGCCTTGAAAACAATCTCAAATGTCTTCTCCTCACCAACTTTGTCGAAATTCAAGATTGCAGGCTTGACATAAACCGAAACACCTGCTGGAGCTCTCAAAAGCGCCTTGTATATTCCTGGCCCGCCAACATTCTTAACTCTTCTAGTAACAACCATGGTTCGCTTACCAAGTTTGGGGATTGAAATCGAAGGGTAGTTCAAGTTAACCAAGCTGAAAGACTTGGGGCAATTGTATGGTTTGTGGGCGAATAATTTAATAGTCGTTGCGTTGTAGCCACGAGCGCATAAGAAGTTCAAGTAATCGTGAGTTTCCATGTCGTAGACAAGTCCAGGGTTCATGGCTCGGTTAGGATGGATATGGCCGGCACCATAGGCAAAAGGTGTGGCTTTTTTCATGTCTGAGTCCAATATTGGCTTCTTAGTCCCATCTCTTGTTCTAGCTGAAATTCAATtgagaaatttagtgtaaatacataaaaaaaaataatgttataGAATGTctatattataacaaaaaaaaaagtgttatctTTTCACCACAAAAAAtctcacttttagtcacaacaagaattttgactaaaagtgaaaaaattgtgattTTGTGACTTAAAGTCatatttagtcataaaaaattttatgttgtgactaaaaatttatcactaaaagtagctGTATTTTTGCAGTGTTTACCAGTTGTCATTATAGCTGATTTTATAGCAGCTGCACTCCAATTAGGATAAAGGGTTTTCAAAAGGCCAACAACACCAGAAACATGAGGGCATGCCATGGAAGTTCCCGAATCGACATTAAATGGAACTCGACGACGATCAGTTTCAACATCAGTCGGTGCCGTAGCTTCAGAGTATGCAGCAATGATGTTCACTCCCGGAGCCGTTATGTCAGGCTACAacatatcaaaaaaaaaaaacaaagttaaacaaacatttagaaaaaaatcccataaatcattagtaattaattaataagaaaaCCTTAAGAATAGAAGGTTCAATGAAACTAGGCCCTCTAGATGAAAACCCAGCCATAGAAGGAGATTGCTTGACATCAAATAGAGTGGTTGCTTGAGCAATGTGTGCCAAAGGAGACCtaaataatgataaaaaaaaataaattatgttatTGAAAGAAATTTCTTCcattatgataaaaaaaaaaaaagaagagaaaaaatattAGTACTTAGTAgatttgatgtaactaaagagCAAATTTGCATCATTGTAGTTGAGATGAGAAGCTGGAAGATAATGAGGATCAGCAATGACATCATTTCCATCTGTGATAGTATTAGCCAAAATCATTCCGATTGCACCGGCAAGAGCAGCTTGTTGACCCTTTTCGATTCGAGCATTGTCGCCCCTAAGGCAGACTAAGATCTTCCCCTTAGCCTTCTTCGGGTCAAGAGTGTTAGGCTTACATAACAAACTGTTATAAAATTATGTCATCCATCAGTGTTTAACGTATTATATCGTATTGTAATACGACGTATCAAACGAGCTCTGATAAactgaatttattaattattttacttaCGCTTCCGAAGCATTTGCTTTGGCCAACTTAGCATCAGCTCCAGTTAGTAATGGAAACATATTTTTAGATGGTAATGGTATTGAAGAAAGACTTTGACCCTGTCATATTTACAATTGGatgaattatattaat
This Cannabis sativa cultivar Pink pepper isolate KNU-18-1 chromosome 6, ASM2916894v1, whole genome shotgun sequence DNA region includes the following protein-coding sequences:
- the LOC115724462 gene encoding subtilisin-like protease SBT5.4, yielding MGHSVVSSSLILVPMLLLFSLFLSPTKAIQKSYIVYMGAHSHGPNPTSVDLETATSSHYTLLGTYKGSEEKAKDSILYSYNRYINGFAAVLDEAEASEIAKHPKVLSVFESKPKKLHTTHSWSFLDLEQNGVIPKSSLWKKARYGENTIIGNLDTGAWPESKSFSDEGIGPIPKKWKGICQDDVKDGFRCNRKLIGARYFNKGYSMFLQLVNRKITPKLNKTMYTPRDHAGHGTHTLSTAGGGFVPGANVFNNGNGTAKGGSPKARVAAYKVCWEGEMCFDSDILAGFEAAIADGVDVLSVSLGGSVTEFFEDAISIGSFHAIKNGIVVVASAGNAGPTEGSVGNGAPWIITVGASTIDREFNAFVSLGNGKHLKVSEESLTFTNFFKKNFNFRLLCKPNTVDPKKVKEKILVCVRGDIARIEKGQEAALAGAVGMILVNDLISGNDLIADPHFLPASHISYNDGNLVFNYIKSTKSPMAYIAQATTVFDVKRSPSMASFSSRGPNTIEPTILKPDITAPGVNIIAAYTEATGPSDIESDHRRVPFNVESGTSMSCPHVSGVVGLLKTLHPNWSAAAIKSAIMTTAKTRDGTIKPIMDSTMKKATPFAYGAGHIQPNRAMDPGLVYDITIDDYLNFLCARGYNATALQVFANKSYKCPKSFNMANLNYPSISVPRVGSRLVTITRRVRNVGTRGTYKAFVRAPIGFSAYVKPAMLKFNKIGEEKTFEIVLKAKVVGNKPIKDYVFGELKWSDGKHTVRSPITVKY
- the LOC115725168 gene encoding subtilisin-like protease SBT5.4; this translates as MGHSLVSSSSLVLVPMVLLFSLFQSPTEAIQKSYIVYMGAHSHGPNPTSIDLETATSSHYAMLSTYKGSEEKAKESMLYSYNTYINGFAAVLDDAEATEIAKHPNVLSVFENKPKKLHTTHTWDFLELEKNGVVSKSSLWKKARFGENTIIGNLDTGAWPESKSFSDDGIGPIPSKWKGVCQDDNNDKFRCNRKLIGARYFNKGYLAYLKLVNGTMSPLQSKTISSPRDTFGHGTHTLSTAGGNFVPGANVFNNGNGTAKGGSPKARVAVYKVCWDGDMCFDSDILAGFEAAIADGVDVLSVSLGGAAVEYFQEGIAIGSFHAVKHGMTVITSAGNDGPSEQTVANTAPWLITVGASTIDREFTAPVTLGNGKILKGQSLSSIPLPSKNMFPLLTGADAKLAKANASEALLCKPNTLDPKKAKGKILVCLRGDNARIEKGQQAALAGAIGMILANTITDGNDVIADPHYLPASHLNYNDANLLFSYIKSTKSPLAHIAQATTLFDVKQSPSMAGFSSRGPSFIEPSILKPDITAPGVNIIAAYSEATAPTDVETDRRRVPFNVDSGTSMACPHVSGVVGLLKTLYPNWSAAAIKSAIMTTARTRDGTKKPILDSDMKKATPFAYGAGHIHPNRAMNPGLVYDMETHDYLNFLCARGYNATTIKLFAHKPYNCPKSFSLVNLNYPSISIPKLGKRTMVVTRRVKNVGGPGIYKALLRAPAGVSVYVKPAILNFDKVGEEKTFEIVFKANVVGKPKTYTFGELKWSDGKHIVRSPIAVKF